The Patagioenas fasciata isolate bPatFas1 chromosome 3, bPatFas1.hap1, whole genome shotgun sequence genome contains a region encoding:
- the GPR6 gene encoding G-protein coupled receptor 6 translates to MRAPPPRRSAAPSSRRPCVPPPRRHTDPLQRLSRAAMEAAAALNESGAAAPGLTAGGGSGNTSLELSSRPPAPAVLNPWDVMLCVSGTAIACENALVVAIICYSPTLRSPMFVLVGSLATADLLAGLGLILNFVFQYVIHSETVSLLTVGFLVASFAASVSSLLAITVDRYLSLYNALTYYSERTVLCIHTMLAGAWGVSLCLGLLPVLGWNCLHDHAACSVVRPLTKSNVTLLSTSFFLIFLIMLHLYIEICKIVCRHAHQIALQQHFLTASHYVATKKGVSTLAIILGTFGASWLPFAIYCVVGDPDYPSVYTYATLLPATYNSMINPIIYAYRNQEIQRSMWVLFCGCFQAKVSFRSRSPSDV, encoded by the coding sequence atgcgcgccccgccgccgcgccgctccGCTGCCCCTTCGTCCCGCCGCCCCTGCGTCCCGCCGCCTCGCCGCCACACCGACCCGCTTCAGCGCCTCAGCCGGGCGGCGATGGAAGCGGCGGCGGCGCTGAACGAGAGCGGAGCGGCCGCCCCCGGGCTGACGGCCGGCGGGGGCAGCGGCAACACCTCGCTGGAGCTGTCGTCGCGGCCCCCCGCACCCGCCGTCCTCAACCCCTGGGACGTGATGCTCTGCGTCTCGGGCACCGCCATCGCCTGCGAGAACGCCTTGGTGGTGGCCATCATCTGCTACTCGCCCACCCTGCGCAGCCCCATGTTTGTGCTGGTCGGCAGCCTGGCCACGGCTGACCTCCTGGCTGGCCTCGGCCTCATCCTCAACTTCGTTTTCCAGTACGTGATCCACTCCGAGACGGTCAGCCTGCTGACGGTGGGCTTCCTCGTCGCCTCCTTCGCCGCCTCCGTGAGTAGCTTGCTGGCCATCACGGTCGATCGCTACCTCTCCCTCTACAATGCCCTCACCTACTACTCGGAGAGGACGGTGCTCTGCATCCACACCATGCTGGCGGGTGCTTGGGGGGTCTCCCTCTGCCTAGGGCTGCTCCCCGTCCTGGGCTGGAACTGCCTTCACGACCATGCTGCTTGCAGCGTTGTCCGACCCTTGACCAAGAGCAACGTGACACTGTTGTCCAcctctttcttcctcattttcctcATCATGCTCCATCTCTACATCGAGATCTGCAAGATCGTTTGCAGGCATGCCCACCAGATAGCTCTCCAGCAGCACTTTCTGACTGCTTCGCACTATGTTGCCACCAAAAAGGGAGTCTCTACCCTCGCTATAATCCTCGGGACTTTCGGAGCCAGCTGGCTGCCTTTTGCCATCTACTGTGTAGTGGGGGATCCTGACTACCCTTCCGTGTACACGTATGCGACGCTTCTACCCGCTACCTACAACTCCATGATCAACCCCATCATTTACGCCTACAGAAACCAGGAAATCCAGAGGTCCATGTGGGTGCTCTTCTGTGGCTGCTTTCAGGCTAAAGTGTCCTTTCGCTCCCGGTCCCCCAGCGACGTCTGA